Genomic segment of Sebaldella sp. S0638:
TAAAATTTAGTGAGGTGGCTAACAATGAATGAGTTACAAGTATTTAAAAATGAAAAATTTGGAAGAATAAGAACTTTAGAAATAGAAAATAAAATATGCTTTGTAGGAAAAGATATTGCAGAAGCATTAAATTATAAAGAAACACATAAGGCAATATTAAAACACGTAGATGAGGATGACAGGATAAAACATCCCGTCATAGATGACTTAGGAAGAGAACAGTTAAGTTGGGTAATAAATGAGAGCGGTTTATATAGTTTAATACTAAGTTCAAAGATGAAAGAGGCGAAAATATTTAAAAGCTGGGTTACAAGTGAAGTATTACCAAGTATAAAAAATCACGGTGCTTATATAACAAGTGAAAAAATAGAAGAAATATTAAATAATCCTGATACCATAATAAGATTAGCGACTAATTTAAAAGAAGAACAGGAAAAAATAAGAGGTCTGGAATATGAGCTTAAGAAAAATGAGCCTAAAATAAATTACTATGACAGGGTATTAAATTCAAAAGATACAAAGACAGCAACAGAATTAGGACAAGAATTTGGAATGACAGCCTATAAGTTGAATAAATTTCTAATATCAATGGGAGTATTAAGCGAACGGTATGGGAAAATTTATATAAATGGGGCATTTGTAGATAAGGGATATCACGAAATAAAAAAATACCCTTATAAAAATAGTCATGGAATTGAAAAAGTAAATGAATATCTTGTCTGGACACAGAGAGGTAAGGAATTTATATATGGGCTATTAAAGAAAAATCTTATGATAAGTTAGGAAAAGAATGAACAAAATAAAAATAATTGAATTATTTGCGGGGTTAGGAGCACCACGAAAAGCATTGAATAATCTAAATATAGATCATGAAGTAGTGGGATTTTCTGAAATAGATAAATATGCAGAGATTAGCTACAGGGCAATACATAAAGATTTAATAACTCCTAATTTAGGGGATATTAGAAAAATAAAAGAATTGCCTGAAAATGACTTAATAACTTATGGTTTTCCATGTCAGGATATAAGTGTGGCAGGATATGGTAAAGGAATAAAAGAAGGAACTAGAAGCGGATTATTACTTGAAGTGGAACGGTTATTAAATATTGCAGCAGATAAAAATAAACTGCCAAAATATTTATTAATGGAAAATGTAGATGCCTTATTATCAAAAAAGCATATAAAAGATTTTGAAAATTGGTTGGTAAAACTGGAAAGCTTGGGATATAGAAACTTTTATAAGATATTAAATGCTAGAGACTATAATATACCACAGAATAGAAATAGAGTATTTTGTGTAAGTGTTAGAGAGAATAATTTTAAATATGTTTTTCCAGAAAAAAGAGTGCTGAAATTAAAATTAAGTGATTTACTAGAAGATGAAGTACTAGAAAAGTATTATTTAAGAGCTGAAAAAGTACAAGCTTTTTTAGAAAAATATAATTATGAAATAAAAGATCTTGAAACAGGAATATATCCATGTGTGACACCAGACAGGCTTGAAAAACGTCAAAATGGAAGAAGATTTAAAGGCGATAATGAGGAAATGTTCACACTTACCACACAAGATAGACACGGAATAATAAAAATAGGGAGTTTAACAGACAGAGATTCTCAAGGAGAAAGAGTATATACAACAGATATGGCGGTAACCTTAAATGCGAATGGCGGAGGATTGGGAGCAAAGACAGGTTTATATCTGATAAATAAAGATATAAGTTATTGTATAGATGCTAATTATACGAAGGGAACGACATTAGAGGATTATTTCAAAAAGAAAAGACGTCAGTTGGTATCGGATAAAACTTTTGGAATTAGGAGATTAACTCCACAAGAATGTTTTAGACTAATGGGATTTTCAGACCATGATTATGAAAGAGTAAGACTGGCAGGAATAAGTGATTCGCAGGCATATAAGCAAGCTGGTAACAGTATAGTTGTAAATGTACTAGAAGCAATATTTGAAACTTTATTTATTGAAAATAGTAAAAATCAAAGTAGTGAATATAGATTATTTTAATTGGAGATAATATGAATAATAAAATAAAAAAAGTATTTGTGAAAAAAGAAAATGATATTTTGTATTATTGGATAAAAGTATGTGGTGGCAAATTTGGATTTGAAAAGAAAAAAGACCTGATAAGATTTGCAATACAAAATAATTATGAATTAGAGTTTTAAAATAAATGCAGTAAGTGTAAAAGATAGGGAATTATTTCACTTGCTTGGGGGATGCAGGCCAATATAAAGGAGCGGAATTAATATGAAAGACATAGATGAAAACAAAATATTAATAGTAATTGGTTCTAATAGTAAAACAGAAGCATGTATAGTAATAAAACACATTGAAATAGTAGGTTTAAGTGAGAAGGAAGTAATATTTTTCATGATTAGTGGAAAAAAAGTACCTGTAAAATTTGGAAGTATGGAAGAAGCAAGAGCTTGCTATGAAAATACAATGAAACAGATAACAGGGAGAGATACAGATGAGATTAATTAAAACAGGAAAAAGTATAATGAATTTAACAGAGGAAGAAGCAAATAAACTAATGGAAATGACACATAATTATACAGATATGGATAAGATACCAAAGGTAAAAGCGATAGAATTATTTGATGATTATGAGGGAAGCATGCTGGTAATGTATCAATCGGAATTTTACACAGAACAAAGTTATATATTCAGAGAAGAAGATATATATCCAATAAAAGGATCAGCAGATATAGCATCTAAAATAAAAATAGAATTTCTAATAAATCACGGCTATTTGAAAATAGATGAATAAAGGAGAGATAAATATGAA
This window contains:
- the dcm gene encoding DNA (cytosine-5-)-methyltransferase encodes the protein MNKIKIIELFAGLGAPRKALNNLNIDHEVVGFSEIDKYAEISYRAIHKDLITPNLGDIRKIKELPENDLITYGFPCQDISVAGYGKGIKEGTRSGLLLEVERLLNIAADKNKLPKYLLMENVDALLSKKHIKDFENWLVKLESLGYRNFYKILNARDYNIPQNRNRVFCVSVRENNFKYVFPEKRVLKLKLSDLLEDEVLEKYYLRAEKVQAFLEKYNYEIKDLETGIYPCVTPDRLEKRQNGRRFKGDNEEMFTLTTQDRHGIIKIGSLTDRDSQGERVYTTDMAVTLNANGGGLGAKTGLYLINKDISYCIDANYTKGTTLEDYFKKKRRQLVSDKTFGIRRLTPQECFRLMGFSDHDYERVRLAGISDSQAYKQAGNSIVVNVLEAIFETLFIENSKNQSSEYRLF
- a CDS encoding phage antirepressor KilAC domain-containing protein, whose translation is MNELQVFKNEKFGRIRTLEIENKICFVGKDIAEALNYKETHKAILKHVDEDDRIKHPVIDDLGREQLSWVINESGLYSLILSSKMKEAKIFKSWVTSEVLPSIKNHGAYITSEKIEEILNNPDTIIRLATNLKEEQEKIRGLEYELKKNEPKINYYDRVLNSKDTKTATELGQEFGMTAYKLNKFLISMGVLSERYGKIYINGAFVDKGYHEIKKYPYKNSHGIEKVNEYLVWTQRGKEFIYGLLKKNLMIS